The following coding sequences lie in one Garciella nitratireducens DSM 15102 genomic window:
- a CDS encoding phosphatase, with protein MKFILDTHCHTIASGHAYSTINEIVEVAKEKGLELISITDHGPKLSGFPNVYYFSNLKVVPSEIKGVKVLKGVEANIMDCEGNLDLPQEFMKNLDIVLAGLHDPCFIPRTKEQNTQAVLNAMNNPYVDILVHPGNPLYKLDYDRIVEEAHRTNTLIEINNSSFISREGSYENCLEIAKKCKERGVKIILGSDTHYAGDVGNFSKARKILGEVEFPEELIMNTSVEKLVSFLREKGKHPLRGRKRTGIGSDL; from the coding sequence ATGAAATTTATTTTAGACACTCATTGTCATACCATTGCTAGTGGACACGCTTATAGTACGATAAATGAGATTGTAGAGGTAGCAAAGGAAAAAGGATTAGAACTAATTTCCATTACGGATCATGGACCTAAACTATCTGGATTTCCTAATGTATATTATTTTTCAAATTTAAAAGTAGTACCTTCGGAAATAAAAGGAGTAAAAGTTTTAAAAGGTGTAGAAGCAAATATTATGGATTGTGAAGGAAATCTAGATTTACCACAAGAATTTATGAAAAATTTAGATATTGTATTGGCAGGACTTCATGACCCTTGTTTTATACCACGAACTAAGGAACAAAATACCCAGGCAGTATTAAATGCAATGAATAATCCTTATGTGGATATTTTAGTTCATCCAGGAAATCCTCTATATAAACTAGATTATGATAGAATTGTTGAAGAAGCACATCGTACAAACACATTAATTGAAATTAATAATAGCAGCTTTATTTCTAGAGAAGGTAGTTATGAAAATTGTTTGGAAATTGCAAAAAAATGTAAAGAAAGAGGAGTAAAAATTATTTTAGGAAGTGATACTCATTATGCAGGAGATGTAGGAAATTTTTCTAAGGCAAGAAAAATTTTAGGAGAAGTAGAGTTTCCAGAAGAACTGATTATGAATACTAGTGTAGAAAAATTAGTGAGTTTTTTAAGAGAAAAAGGGAAACATCCTTTAAGAGGACGAAAGCGAACTGGAATAGGAAGCGATTTATAG
- the hprK gene encoding HPr(Ser) kinase/phosphatase — translation MLGISVQQICQDLKLEIIHKSSNEVIEISSSEINRPGLQLCGFYDYFDQDRVQIIGKAEWSYLSSLSKEQRQKRIEDFFSYYFPCLIVAWNLEIYDEMLEYAKKYDRNLFATPLHTTQVMNKMINYLNDKLAPNIKTHGVLVEVYGIGIFIIGASGVGKSETAMELVNRGHRLIADDLVEIKKLEDNRLIGSAPEMLKHFIELRGVGIVDVKTLYGVGAVKNAVDIKMVIELEEWKEGKYYDRLGIDTEFTEILGVSLPKVTIPVMPGRNLSIIVETAARNHREKIMGYNAAKVFVDKVYQMTTHNSDKKENEEE, via the coding sequence ATGTTAGGGATAAGTGTACAACAGATATGTCAGGACTTGAAATTAGAGATTATTCATAAGAGCAGTAATGAAGTAATAGAGATCAGTAGTAGTGAAATCAATCGACCTGGCTTACAATTATGTGGCTTTTATGATTATTTTGATCAAGATCGGGTACAGATTATTGGAAAAGCAGAATGGAGTTATCTTTCTAGTTTATCAAAAGAACAAAGGCAAAAAAGAATTGAAGATTTTTTTTCTTATTATTTCCCTTGTTTAATCGTTGCTTGGAATTTAGAAATTTATGATGAAATGTTAGAGTATGCTAAAAAATATGATAGAAATTTATTTGCTACACCATTACACACAACCCAAGTGATGAATAAAATGATTAATTACTTAAATGATAAGTTAGCTCCTAATATAAAGACCCATGGAGTATTAGTAGAAGTTTATGGGATTGGGATTTTTATTATAGGAGCTAGTGGGGTAGGGAAAAGTGAAACTGCTATGGAATTAGTAAACAGAGGACATCGCTTAATTGCAGATGATTTGGTAGAAATAAAAAAATTAGAAGATAATCGTTTAATAGGATCAGCTCCTGAGATGCTAAAGCATTTTATAGAATTAAGAGGAGTAGGTATTGTAGATGTAAAAACTTTATATGGAGTAGGAGCGGTAAAAAATGCTGTAGATATTAAGATGGTTATTGAATTGGAAGAATGGAAAGAAGGAAAATATTATGATAGACTAGGAATTGATACGGAATTTACAGAGATTCTTGGGGTTTCACTTCCTAAAGTTACCATTCCTGTAATGCCAGGAAGAAATCTTTCTATTATTGTAGAAACTGCAGCCAGAAATCATAGAGAAAAAATCATGGGCTATAATGCTGCAAAAGTATTTGTAGATAAAGTGTATCAGATGACTACTCATAATTCAGATAAAAAAGAGAATGAGGAGGAATAA
- a CDS encoding ABC transporter substrate-binding protein — protein sequence MGEKRPFTLFLCVILLLYLLMGPMFLRSIDRENFFQEEKEEESKWQGVITIWDIPRTTISGSTFGWIKSRISEFEKENPGVYIELRELNYENNKEIIQDGALAEQKNRPDILPLFVEGEPISLKNVEPLENWISKDTVKKLRPEFLQGVTDQNKIYGMPFAASGNVMLINTDLLQDMGVSSPKSKEWTYEEFINFIEKIEKVKKEEVLTFDAYVGEGDGSLMPILLSDGGKIYHQEEQRFGFYQPEMVSGFQKLLNIKQKATIHKEFGFRKKNDVYHDFYENQKTVILAVDSKEIYTIERLKKQDKGFSYEVMPFPKGSIDIPIWYSHNLSAYAMMKQEDLEKQKVIGEFLEFLVQEETQQSLSSLGAFPINENVNHLYDEDPLVKDWFKIGYDYQTYPLPFKRKKMEKQMIESIQSILTGKSTPTQACKELQMQLE from the coding sequence ATGGGAGAAAAAAGACCTTTTACTCTTTTTTTATGCGTAATTTTGCTTTTATATTTATTAATGGGTCCTATGTTTCTTCGTTCCATTGACAGAGAAAATTTTTTCCAAGAAGAAAAAGAAGAAGAATCTAAATGGCAAGGGGTCATTACCATATGGGATATACCCAGAACTACTATTTCAGGAAGTACTTTTGGATGGATTAAATCCAGAATTTCTGAATTTGAAAAGGAAAATCCAGGAGTATATATAGAGTTAAGAGAATTAAACTATGAAAATAATAAAGAGATTATTCAAGATGGAGCTTTGGCAGAGCAAAAAAATAGACCAGATATTTTACCTCTTTTTGTAGAAGGGGAGCCCATTTCCTTAAAGAATGTAGAACCTTTAGAAAATTGGATTAGTAAAGATACCGTAAAAAAATTAAGGCCAGAATTTTTACAAGGGGTGACTGATCAAAATAAAATTTATGGAATGCCCTTTGCCGCATCAGGAAATGTAATGTTGATCAATACAGATCTTTTACAAGATATGGGAGTAAGTTCTCCAAAAAGTAAAGAATGGACTTATGAAGAATTTATAAATTTTATCGAAAAAATAGAAAAAGTAAAAAAAGAAGAAGTCCTTACTTTTGATGCTTATGTGGGAGAAGGAGACGGAAGCCTCATGCCAATTCTCTTATCAGATGGAGGAAAAATTTATCATCAAGAAGAGCAGAGATTTGGATTTTATCAACCAGAGATGGTATCAGGGTTTCAAAAATTATTAAATATTAAACAAAAAGCTACTATCCATAAAGAATTTGGTTTTAGAAAAAAGAATGATGTGTACCATGATTTTTATGAGAATCAAAAAACGGTAATTTTAGCAGTAGATAGTAAAGAAATTTATACAATAGAAAGATTAAAAAAACAAGACAAAGGGTTCTCTTATGAGGTAATGCCTTTTCCAAAGGGAAGTATAGATATTCCTATATGGTATAGTCATAATTTATCTGCTTATGCAATGATGAAGCAAGAAGATTTAGAAAAGCAAAAAGTAATAGGAGAATTTCTTGAATTTCTTGTACAAGAAGAGACTCAGCAATCGTTAAGTTCTTTAGGAGCTTTTCCAATCAATGAAAATGTTAACCATTTATATGATGAAGATCCTTTGGTAAAGGATTGGTTTAAAATAGGATATGATTATCAAACTTATCCGTTGCCCTTTAAAAGAAAAAAAATGGAAAAACAAATGATAGAGAGTATTCAGTCTATACTTACGGGGAAAAGCACTCCTACACAGGCATGTAAAGAACTTCAAATGCAACTAGAATAG
- the uvrC gene encoding excinuclease ABC subunit UvrC, translating into MKNLQEQLKILPEKPGVYIMKDSHEEIIYIGKAVSLKNRVRQYFQSSKNHSIKVKSMVKQIADFEYIVTDSELEALILECNLIKKHRPRYNVLLKDDKTYPYIKVTLQETYPRILITRRLVKDGSKYFGPYTSSYVIKQTLEVIRHVYPIRVCHKKIEENGSGERPCLNYHIKQCVGPCTGNVDVNEYGKMIKEIIQILDGKQDRLLEKLKEKMQEASSKMEFEKAAQIRDQLRALEQIAQKQKMIDTSGSDQDVIAFARGIEEACVQIFFVRKGKLIGREHYMLDGVNGMERRDIMTQFMKQFYGGTPFIPREILLQEEIDDLEIIQQWLTEKREGKVEIKVPLKGEKRKLIEMVQKNALITLEQFSEKMRREKEKGEQALKELQEILHLSKIPYRIEGFDISNIQGTDSVGSMVVLEEGKPKKSDYRRFKIKWIHGANDYASMQEIVYRRFCRGLEEREDLQKKNISIEQGKFSKLPDVVMIDGGLGHVQAVSKVFTELELEIPFCGMVKDEKHRTRGLIYKGKEVVIDKNSELFKMITRLQDEAHRFAISYHQNLRGKSSLYSILDDIPNIGPIRKKALLRQFGGIDGIKNATKEQLKEIEEMNEKAVESIYEFFHRR; encoded by the coding sequence ATGAAAAACCTTCAAGAACAATTAAAAATTCTCCCTGAAAAACCAGGGGTTTATATTATGAAGGATAGTCATGAAGAAATTATCTATATAGGAAAGGCGGTTTCTTTAAAAAATAGAGTAAGGCAGTATTTTCAATCTTCTAAAAATCATTCAATTAAAGTAAAGTCTATGGTAAAACAAATTGCTGATTTTGAGTATATTGTTACAGACTCAGAATTAGAAGCCTTGATTTTAGAATGCAATTTAATAAAAAAACATCGTCCTAGATATAATGTATTATTAAAAGATGATAAAACGTATCCTTATATCAAAGTTACTTTACAAGAAACTTATCCGAGGATATTGATAACTCGCAGATTGGTAAAAGATGGATCAAAGTATTTTGGGCCTTATACTTCCTCTTATGTTATAAAACAGACTTTAGAAGTGATTCGACATGTTTATCCTATACGGGTTTGTCATAAAAAAATTGAGGAAAATGGAAGTGGTGAAAGGCCGTGTTTAAATTATCATATAAAACAATGTGTAGGGCCTTGTACAGGAAATGTAGATGTAAATGAATATGGGAAAATGATCAAGGAAATTATTCAAATATTAGATGGAAAACAGGATAGACTCTTGGAAAAATTAAAAGAGAAAATGCAAGAAGCTTCTTCTAAGATGGAGTTTGAAAAAGCAGCTCAGATTCGAGATCAATTACGGGCATTAGAACAAATAGCACAAAAGCAAAAAATGATAGATACTTCTGGAAGCGATCAAGATGTAATTGCGTTTGCTAGAGGGATTGAAGAAGCTTGTGTACAGATCTTTTTTGTTCGTAAAGGAAAATTAATTGGTCGCGAACATTATATGTTAGATGGAGTAAATGGCATGGAAAGAAGAGATATCATGACTCAATTTATGAAACAATTTTATGGAGGGACTCCTTTCATTCCAAGGGAAATTTTGTTACAAGAAGAAATTGATGATTTAGAGATTATACAACAATGGCTTACAGAAAAAAGAGAAGGAAAGGTAGAAATTAAAGTCCCGTTAAAAGGAGAAAAAAGAAAACTAATAGAAATGGTACAAAAAAATGCTCTCATTACTTTAGAACAATTTAGTGAAAAAATGAGAAGAGAAAAAGAAAAAGGAGAACAAGCATTAAAAGAGCTTCAAGAGATTCTTCATTTATCAAAAATTCCTTATCGCATTGAGGGATTTGATATTTCTAATATTCAAGGAACGGATAGTGTAGGGTCTATGGTGGTATTAGAAGAAGGAAAACCAAAGAAAAGTGATTATCGGAGATTTAAAATCAAATGGATACATGGAGCAAATGATTATGCTAGTATGCAAGAAATTGTTTATAGAAGATTTTGTAGAGGACTAGAAGAAAGAGAAGATTTGCAAAAGAAAAATATATCTATAGAGCAAGGAAAATTTTCTAAGCTTCCAGATGTGGTGATGATAGATGGAGGGTTAGGGCATGTACAGGCAGTATCTAAAGTATTTACAGAATTAGAACTAGAGATTCCTTTTTGTGGAATGGTAAAGGATGAAAAGCATCGTACTAGAGGGTTAATTTATAAGGGAAAGGAAGTTGTTATAGATAAGAATTCAGAGCTTTTTAAAATGATTACTAGACTTCAGGATGAAGCACATCGCTTTGCGATTAGTTATCATCAAAATTTAAGAGGAAAAAGCTCTCTTTATTCTATTTTAGATGATATTCCTAATATAGGTCCTATAAGAAAAAAAGCATTATTAAGACAGTTTGGAGGTATTGATGGAATTAAAAATGCTACCAAAGAACAATTAAAAGAAATTGAAGAAATGAATGAAAAAGCCGTTGAGAGTATTTATGAATTTTTTCATAGGAGATAA